The Candidatus Wallbacteria bacterium genomic sequence TCAGGGGGTAATTTGGAGCGCAGTCCTTTTCCGGGAATGACGGCGTTTTTCAGCTTGTCTGCCAGCGGGTTGCTCTTTCCAGAGTTGCCGCGATTCATAGCCTGCGCTTTGATAGCATTCTGGAGATTTTTCCTGTTTCCCACAGAAGATTTACCATTGTTCTGTGCTGAAGGTTTTTTAGCGTTGCGTTCAGCGGCCCGATACAGGTCAAACAGCCGGTTTTTATCCTGAGTATAGGTCTTCGCATTCTCTTTGATCGCGGACTCGTTTCCGGATTTAAGAGCATCCAGTAACGCCTGGGCGTTTTTCCTGAATTTTTCGCGTAATCCTTGAAATTGCTGATTTACCTGCAGATCCGGATAGAGATCTGCATCCACACGATCCTTATCCAGATCTTTACTGACCAGGTTTTCCAGTGCCTGGATTTTCTGCGGAGTCAGTTCGACAGCTTGAATCATGGTGGAAACCGACAGGACAAGGAGAATTGCTGCAGGCAGGAATTTAAACATGAATCTCATTGATTCTCCAAGGCCTGCTCCAGGCTGTCGATTTCTACGAGAAGATTCCGGGTAGCCTTCAAAAGATTACCGGATCTGATTTTTTCAAAATCCTTGAATTTCCGATTCTGGATTTTCATTCTGACTTTCCACGGCATGAGGGGTGCCCGGTTTTTCTGGATCATTGTTCCCTGCGACGGTTGAAGCCTGAGTGGAGTCGCTGAGAATTTCGGGTCCTTGCTTTTCACTTCGACTTCCCCGTCCAGCACGTTGATTTCAGTGGCATCCTCATCCATGGCGTCAACAGTGAATTCGGTACCGCGGACTCCGCAGACGGAATTAGGCGTATTTATCGTGAGTGAATCTTCGGTTTTTTTAGCTTTTGCCCAGAGTATTCCTGTGATTATTTCGATCACTGAACATTTTTCCTCTGTATTTCGATCAGGGGGAATCAGGAATTCAGTCAGTTCCTTGATTCTGCAGACCGAAGAATTGGCCAGTTTTACGGTGGCGCGGCTGTCCTCACCTGTTTTCAGCGAATCGCCCGGTGCCAGAGTCTGTCCCACTTCAGCCGTGTCCCAGGCAGTTCCATCCTTTTCCTTGACTGAAACGAGTCCCTCAATGAAAAAAATCCTGCTGACTGATTCGATCTCCAGTTCGTCGG encodes the following:
- a CDS encoding FecR family protein, whose protein sequence is MTITLLLLFWLCHQALATELDTDELEIESVSRIFFIEGLVSVKEKDGTAWDTAEVGQTLAPGDSLKTGEDSRATVKLANSSVCRIKELTEFLIPPDRNTEEKCSVIEIITGILWAKAKKTEDSLTINTPNSVCGVRGTEFTVDAMDEDATEINVLDGEVEVKSKDPKFSATPLRLQPSQGTMIQKNRAPLMPWKVRMKIQNRKFKDFEKIRSGNLLKATRNLLVEIDSLEQALENQ